A window of the Vibrio fluvialis genome harbors these coding sequences:
- a CDS encoding ATPase, with translation MKKVIVSWSSGKDSTLTLLRLQEDPRYEVVGLYTTYVADEVPFQATPLNVVEMQAEALGLPLVKIALPEVFPSNPVYQSLIVDGIKRCGLSVEAVAFGDMFCNGIAEYRKSYIEPAGWECVLPLLGEDSSALAQEIVARGIVTLVVTTDGQALDASYCGQWYSTEFIQSLPENVDPCGEDGEFHTLVTFAPGFRQPIQLTLTHVQRGERFCHQRYQASLEEIEQ, from the coding sequence ATGAAAAAAGTGATTGTGAGCTGGTCATCCGGCAAAGACTCGACGCTGACACTGTTGCGATTGCAAGAAGACCCACGCTACGAAGTGGTGGGGTTGTACACCACGTATGTGGCTGATGAAGTGCCGTTTCAGGCCACGCCATTGAATGTGGTCGAGATGCAGGCCGAGGCACTCGGGTTACCCTTGGTCAAGATTGCATTACCCGAAGTGTTTCCCAGTAACCCGGTCTATCAATCTCTGATTGTTGACGGGATTAAGCGCTGTGGGCTGAGTGTGGAAGCTGTCGCGTTTGGCGACATGTTCTGTAACGGCATTGCCGAGTATCGCAAAAGCTACATTGAGCCAGCTGGCTGGGAATGCGTGTTGCCGTTACTGGGCGAAGACTCGTCTGCGCTGGCTCAGGAAATCGTAGCGCGCGGCATTGTAACGCTGGTGGTCACCACGGATGGTCAGGCGTTGGATGCATCCTATTGTGGGCAATGGTACAGCACTGAGTTTATCCAAAGCTTACCGGAGAATGTGGATCCCTGTGGTGAAGATGGTGAATTCCACACATTAGTGACATTTGCGCCTGGGTTCCGACAGCCTATTCAACTTACTTTGACGCATGTGCAACGTGGCGAGCGGTTTTGCCATCAACGTTATCAGGCATCGCTGGAGGAGATTGAGCAGTAG
- the murI gene encoding glutamate racemase — protein sequence MSEHPQYKALIFDSGVGGLSVYREIQARLPQVSYTYLFDNAAYPYGELAQETLLQRVDMLITQLVAEQGFDIVVIACNTASTVVLPRLRAKLSIPVVGVVPAIKPASMLASKAVGLIATPATITRQYTHDLIRDFSSDKNVELLGSTRLVDMAEEKLRGKAVDMDELASILSPLRQQIDVAVLGCTHFPLIKEEIQAVLGKDVMLVDSGEAIARRVQDLLRLETGCAQGHRHSIFSSAPPWEEDALNEKLEQLGFSPVRPFPLQGA from the coding sequence GTGTCTGAACATCCTCAATATAAAGCGCTTATTTTTGATTCCGGCGTGGGTGGGTTGTCTGTCTATCGAGAGATACAGGCGCGTCTGCCGCAAGTAAGTTACACCTACCTGTTTGATAACGCTGCCTATCCTTATGGCGAGTTGGCTCAGGAAACGTTACTGCAGCGCGTTGATATGCTGATCACACAGTTGGTGGCCGAGCAAGGGTTCGATATCGTCGTGATCGCCTGTAATACTGCCAGCACGGTTGTTCTGCCACGTCTGCGGGCGAAACTCTCTATTCCGGTGGTTGGTGTTGTGCCAGCGATAAAGCCAGCCTCCATGTTAGCCAGTAAAGCAGTTGGGCTTATCGCCACTCCTGCAACAATTACACGGCAGTATACGCATGATCTGATCCGCGATTTCTCTTCTGATAAAAATGTCGAACTGCTGGGCTCAACACGTCTGGTCGATATGGCGGAAGAAAAGCTGCGTGGTAAAGCCGTTGATATGGATGAATTGGCAAGTATCTTAAGTCCGCTTCGTCAGCAAATTGATGTCGCTGTACTTGGCTGCACCCATTTCCCTCTTATTAAAGAAGAAATTCAGGCGGTATTAGGCAAGGATGTCATGCTGGTGGATTCGGGAGAAGCGATTGCAAGGCGGGTACAAGATTTACTGCGTTTAGAGACAGGCTGTGCACAAGGACATCGACACAGCATTTTCTCCAGTGCGCCTCCCTGGGAGGAAGACGCACTGAATGAAAAGCTGGAACAACTAGGATTTAGTCCTGTTCGTCCATTCCCTCTTCAGGGTGCTTAG
- a CDS encoding RNA recognition motif domain-containing protein codes for MNSNKSMLWIIALVILGAVIFSQVSTHPSVSFVLGVVAAAIIFKLFTSTSSPKESHDESSTATKTLYVGNLPYKANESHVRDLFAEHGDVFAVRLMKDKRTGKRRGFGFVVMAAGHAQAAIDALNEQDYMQRTLKVRIANDPKHPEEGMDEQD; via the coding sequence ATGAACTCTAATAAATCGATGTTATGGATTATCGCGCTGGTTATTCTGGGCGCTGTTATTTTCTCTCAGGTATCGACTCATCCTTCGGTGAGTTTTGTTCTTGGTGTAGTGGCTGCAGCTATTATCTTTAAACTTTTTACTTCTACTTCTTCACCCAAGGAGTCTCATGACGAGTCTTCGACTGCAACCAAAACACTGTATGTTGGTAACTTGCCTTACAAGGCGAATGAATCCCATGTGCGCGATCTGTTCGCAGAACATGGTGATGTGTTTGCTGTTCGCTTAATGAAGGATAAACGTACGGGTAAGCGTCGTGGGTTTGGTTTTGTGGTTATGGCCGCCGGTCATGCACAAGCGGCCATCGATGCTTTAAATGAGCAGGATTATATGCAGCGTACATTAAAGGTACGAATTGCGAATGATCCTAAGCACCCTGAAGAGGGAATGGACGAACAGGACTAA